From a single Rubrobacter tropicus genomic region:
- a CDS encoding ParA family protein, with protein MRINVMGYKGGVGKSVTAMHLGAALGARFGEGTTVVVDADPNQSLVHWRAARPADLEPWPFDVVGLGDGGGWQRYENVVFDSQGRPSDVDLRAAVRGSDLIVVPTTAEGLSMRPLMGFLARLRKMNASYRVLLTMVGWWNTQAQERREQLEATGQPVFGPEIRRRQAFDTATQTGRLVYEFPNSRAQEAWRSYERVAGEAVEEIVGARRALVGRG; from the coding sequence GTGAGGATAAACGTGATGGGATACAAGGGCGGCGTGGGGAAGAGCGTGACGGCCATGCACCTCGGGGCGGCGCTTGGGGCTCGCTTCGGGGAGGGGACTACGGTCGTGGTGGACGCGGACCCCAACCAGAGCCTTGTCCATTGGCGGGCGGCGCGTCCGGCGGACCTGGAGCCGTGGCCGTTCGATGTGGTGGGTTTGGGAGACGGCGGGGGATGGCAGCGCTACGAGAACGTCGTCTTCGACTCGCAGGGGCGGCCCAGCGACGTGGACCTTCGGGCCGCGGTGAGGGGTTCGGACCTGATCGTGGTGCCCACGACGGCGGAGGGGCTGTCGATGCGGCCGTTGATGGGGTTTCTGGCCCGACTGCGCAAGATGAATGCGAGCTACAGGGTGCTGCTCACGATGGTGGGTTGGTGGAACACGCAGGCGCAGGAGCGGCGGGAGCAGCTCGAGGCTACGGGGCAGCCGGTCTTCGGTCCCGAGATCCGGAGGAGGCAGGCCTTCGACACGGCCACGCAGACGGGTAGGCTCGTCTACGAGTTCCCGAACAGCAGGGCGCAGGAGGCATGGCGCTCCTACGAGAGGGTTGCCGGTGAGGCTGTGGAGGAGATCGTGGGCGCGAGGCGCGCTCTAGTGGGTAGGGGTTAG
- a CDS encoding replication initiation protein, producing the protein MAEAGKALARTDRERAPDVVNVELNLEEPPLFGGRVSVGKNGYREYIQEYRKADGSVGQRMWRWRPPEEYGELDVFDGDVYLAMHALAKEKLGGIPEDGRIPFTLYEVLNILGLKDNGKNYRRVRDSILKINKTLMDAIDAFYREDKKAYGSAHFIPWRVEFEANEDRYGRATERHKLRFDEILVRSLSHGHIKQLDLNFCLSLTKGYAKSLYRRIDYKRGDGLTWSEDIMVLKDHIGMPASYKQPSKVKEKLEPSHKEMKDRGFLAAVVYEGNRVHYRVAAEFVEARSYLDRSWGPEQSGVYRALLRNGVWANVARTLIHEQGAEACRFYVEALPYQKNVRSPGAWLKKYIGDRLPLPIEPPQRRLHEADVAPLEPANGRDAGDGGEDEQVTFTPHEGAARVWEQVLERAADRIDVSSLRVWFESVTAVGLEDDTLTVAVPNTFAEEYIRTRFKDVLDEELHGILSPTSEIGIVVGTVERET; encoded by the coding sequence GTGGCTGAAGCGGGCAAAGCGCTGGCGCGTACGGATCGGGAGCGGGCACCGGATGTAGTCAACGTCGAGCTCAACCTCGAGGAACCTCCCCTGTTTGGCGGCCGGGTCAGTGTCGGCAAGAACGGATACCGGGAGTACATCCAGGAGTACAGGAAGGCCGATGGAAGCGTGGGCCAGCGCATGTGGCGATGGCGACCACCCGAAGAGTACGGCGAGCTCGACGTCTTCGACGGGGATGTGTACCTGGCGATGCACGCGCTGGCCAAGGAAAAGCTCGGAGGGATACCGGAGGACGGGAGGATACCGTTCACGCTCTACGAGGTCCTGAACATCCTGGGCCTAAAGGACAACGGGAAGAATTACCGTAGGGTCAGGGATTCGATACTCAAGATCAACAAGACGCTCATGGACGCGATCGACGCGTTCTACCGGGAGGACAAGAAGGCTTACGGCAGCGCGCACTTCATACCGTGGCGGGTCGAGTTCGAGGCAAACGAGGACCGCTACGGCCGGGCGACGGAGCGCCACAAGCTGAGGTTCGACGAGATCCTCGTCCGGAGCCTGTCGCACGGCCACATAAAGCAGCTCGATCTCAACTTCTGCCTATCCCTGACAAAGGGCTACGCGAAGAGCCTGTACAGGCGCATCGACTACAAGCGGGGCGATGGCCTGACGTGGAGCGAGGACATCATGGTCCTCAAGGACCACATAGGGATGCCCGCCAGCTACAAGCAGCCGTCGAAGGTAAAGGAGAAGCTCGAGCCCTCCCACAAGGAGATGAAAGACCGGGGTTTCCTCGCAGCCGTGGTCTACGAGGGCAACCGCGTCCACTACCGCGTGGCCGCGGAGTTCGTCGAGGCGAGAAGCTACCTCGACCGGTCATGGGGACCGGAGCAGAGTGGGGTCTACCGGGCGCTGCTGCGCAACGGGGTCTGGGCGAACGTGGCCCGGACGCTTATCCACGAGCAGGGCGCGGAGGCGTGCCGCTTCTACGTGGAGGCCCTCCCCTACCAGAAGAACGTGCGCAGCCCCGGTGCATGGCTCAAGAAGTACATCGGCGACCGCCTGCCGCTGCCGATCGAGCCCCCCCAGCGCAGGTTGCACGAGGCGGACGTCGCGCCTCTCGAACCGGCCAACGGGCGAGACGCCGGCGACGGCGGCGAGGACGAGCAGGTTACTTTCACCCCCCACGAGGGCGCGGCGCGGGTCTGGGAGCAAGTCCTCGAACGCGCCGCTGACCGCATCGACGTCTCCAGCCTGAGGGTGTGGTTCGAAAGCGTGACCGCTGTCGGACTGGAAGACGACACCCTGACCGTCGCGGTGCCCAACACCTTCGCCGAGGAGTACATTCGTACAAGGTTCAAGGACGTTCTCGACGAGGAGCTGCACGGCATCCTCTCCCCCACTTCGGAGATCGGTATCGTGGTCGGCACGGTCGAGAGGGAAACCTGA